A section of the Procambarus clarkii isolate CNS0578487 chromosome 38, FALCON_Pclarkii_2.0, whole genome shotgun sequence genome encodes:
- the LOC138372401 gene encoding uncharacterized protein — protein MRLVRRRGLAWREAAVKAAAAKARPAKPQDRWAQLLEQLKNPAPCDHPSCRGGHLPDEDHNIPTIRRESRASVAQRAAEQEDEFQGFTNRLLMLLALLLAGLTALVLYTLFTSPALFSQQPPHDSLDESTLGEDT, from the exons ATGCGGCTGGTGCGGCGCCGGGGGTTGGCATGGCGGGAGGCCGCAGTGAAGGCTGCCGCAGCTAAGGCTCGTCCAGCCAAGCCACAGGACCGCTGGGCGCAGCTGCTGGAGCAGCTCAAGAACCCGGCCCCGTGTGACCACCCGTCCTGCAGAGGTGGTCACCTTCCCGACGAGGACCACAACATACCCACCATACGTAGG GAGTCGCGGGCGTCTGTGGCGCAGAGAGCTGCCGAGCAGGAGGACGAGTTCCAGGGCTTCACGAACCGCCTGCTGATGCTGCTGGCGCTCCTGCTGGCCGGCCTCACCGCCCTCGTTCTCTACACGCTCTTCACTTCTCCCGCCCTCTTCTCCCAGCAGCCCCCACACGACTCTCTCGACGAGTCCACGCTGGGGGAGGATACGTAG